A window of the Anoplolepis gracilipes chromosome 11, ASM4749672v1, whole genome shotgun sequence genome harbors these coding sequences:
- the LOC140670825 gene encoding uncharacterized protein: MLVAAYVDDILIISKSRDDIKMIGENLSKVFSIRNLGDVNCCLGIEFIRRKSGYSIHQRGFILDVIARFRMTECKTVSIPMDVSTKLSRSTSMDDKEDNKVPYRELIGSLMYIAMGTRPDITHAVSYLSYYNDCHRHAHWIAAKRVLRYLKATLDLAITYELTDKQPLVGFVDADWGNCPDDRRSYTGYAFILVGSCITWESRKQRTVALSSTEAEYIGISDAFKEAIYLRKFLKEL, translated from the coding sequence ATGCTGGTCGCAGCATACGTCGACGACATATTGATTATATCAAAAAGCAGAGACGACATCAAGATGATTGGAGAAAACCTCTCGAAAGTTTTTAGCATCCGCAATCTCGGTGACGTAAATTGTTGTCTTGGGATAGAGTTTATTCGTCGTAAAAGCGGATATTCCATTCATCAAAGAGGATTTATCCTGGATGTTATCGCACGTTTCAGGATGACCGAATGCAAGACCGTCTCCATCCCTATGGATGTTAGCACAAAACTGAGTCGAAGTACATCTATGGACGACAAAGAAGATAATAAAGTACCCTATCGCGAGCTCATCGGTTCTCTGATGTACATAGCCATGGGTACAAGACCGGACATTACTCATGCGGTCAGTTATTTAAGCTATTACAACGACTGTCACCGACATGCTCACTGGATTGCAGCTAAACGCGTGCTACGTTATTTGAAAGCTACTTTGGATCTCGCCATTACCTACGAATTAACTGACAAACAACCTCTTGTCGGATTCGTTGACGCAGACTGGGGAAACTGCCCTGACGATCGCAGATCATACACTGGATACGCGTTCATTCTCGTTGGCAGTTGTATTACCTGGGAATCGCGAAAGCAACGGACAGTGGCGCTATCATCTACGGAAGCCGAGTATATAGGAATCAGTGACGCCTTCAAAGAAGCCATATACCTGCGCAAGTTCCTGAAGGAACTTTGA
- the LOC140670827 gene encoding uncharacterized protein has product MSPQIGRGLLNRAINALPIELHIPGYQFCDPGTRLEKRLARGDRGINPLDAACREHDISISLKRRAIRILSRRYALTTTEFNFLEIGINVGTPSYVEIVIGDHQGKELVLSLETWKGLYEQRRNIHDLLRKDSKDTYNFISVGPLTVRVHTINDTKLISLESLNVRMMMIEPTLHRMFNLDQCIDVTFDRLVRITETVDTKFTQFSNIASTITDNKKVSNVICASDAFNKHQLVDCELVALVFSHNM; this is encoded by the exons ATGTCACCGCAAATAGGCAGAGGTCTATTAAATCGTGCGataaacgcgcttcctatcgaattgcatattcctggataccaGTTTTGCGATCCGGGCACGCGGCTAGAAaaacgattggctagaggtgatcgaggtatcaacccattggacgcAGCGTGTCGTGAACACGATATAAG cattTCGTTGAAGCGTCGTGCGATTCGTATACTAAGTAGACGATACGCATTGACAACCACGGAATTCAATTTCCTTGAAATTGGTATCAACGTGGGTACACCGAGTTACGTGGAAATTGTCATAGGAGATCATCAAGGAAAGGAACTGGtattatctctcgaaacgtggaagggactctacgagcaacgtcgcaatattcacgatttactgcgaaaggactctaaagatacctataattttataagcgttggaccgctaacagtgcgagttcatacgattaatgatactaaacttataagtctcgaatctttaaacgtacgcatgatgatgattgaaccgacgttacaccgtatgtttaatctcgatcaatgcatcgatgtaacctttgatcgattggttagaatcaccgagacagtcgatactaagtttacacaattctccaatatcgcgtccactataacggataataaaaaagtgtcaaatgtaatatgcgccagcgacgccttcaataaacatcaactcgtcgattgcgaactggtagctttagtttttagtcacaatatgtaa